In a genomic window of Paracoccaceae bacterium:
- the dddP gene encoding dimethylsulfonioproprionate lyase DddP: protein MNQHYRDARKIDPSRGAVLGDGTPNDMDRVEIGPTQLAFKEWAEAGLELPNLAAMRAYRHARLTQHVVARDYAGVLMFDPLNIRYATDSTNMQLWNTHNPFRAVLLCADGYMVMWDYKNSPFLSKFNPLVREQRSGADLFYFDRGDQVGAAADVFANEVRLLLAEHAPGLGRLAVDKIMLHGLRSLERQGFEVMDGEEVTEKSRAIKGPDEIKAMRCSSHACETAVRIMEDFARTHVGDGKTCEDDIWAVLHAENVRRGGEWIETRLLSSGPRTNPWFQECGPRVCQKNEIISFDTDLVGAYGICTDISRSWWIGPEKPRPDMVYAMQHGVEHIMENMQMLKPGVMIPELSAGTHVLDAQFQKLKYGCLMHGVGLCDEWPLVAYPDHAVAGAYDYPLEPGMTLCVEALISSEGGDFSIKLEDQVLITDDGFENLTTYPFDPALMGA, encoded by the coding sequence ATGAATCAACATTATCGCGATGCCCGCAAGATCGACCCGAGCCGCGGTGCCGTGCTGGGAGATGGGACGCCAAACGACATGGACCGGGTGGAAATTGGCCCCACGCAGCTGGCCTTCAAAGAATGGGCGGAAGCCGGGTTGGAATTGCCAAATCTCGCCGCGATGCGCGCCTATCGCCACGCCCGCCTGACGCAGCACGTAGTCGCGCGCGATTATGCTGGCGTGTTGATGTTTGACCCGCTCAACATCCGCTATGCCACGGACAGCACCAATATGCAGCTTTGGAACACCCACAATCCATTCCGGGCCGTCCTGCTGTGCGCAGATGGCTACATGGTCATGTGGGATTACAAGAACTCGCCTTTTCTCAGCAAATTCAATCCATTGGTGCGAGAACAACGCTCAGGCGCTGATCTCTTCTATTTTGACCGGGGGGATCAGGTCGGGGCCGCGGCAGATGTTTTCGCCAATGAAGTGCGCCTGCTGCTGGCCGAGCACGCGCCCGGTCTTGGACGTCTCGCGGTGGATAAGATCATGTTGCACGGTTTGCGCAGTCTTGAACGTCAGGGGTTTGAGGTCATGGACGGCGAGGAGGTCACCGAAAAATCACGCGCCATCAAAGGTCCGGATGAGATCAAGGCCATGCGCTGTTCATCCCATGCCTGCGAAACAGCCGTCCGGATCATGGAAGACTTTGCACGCACCCATGTGGGCGATGGCAAAACCTGTGAAGATGACATCTGGGCCGTGCTGCATGCTGAGAACGTGCGCCGGGGTGGCGAATGGATCGAAACCCGGCTTCTGTCATCGGGTCCGCGCACAAACCCATGGTTTCAGGAGTGCGGGCCGCGCGTTTGCCAGAAAAACGAGATCATCAGCTTTGATACGGATCTTGTTGGGGCTTACGGGATTTGCACGGATATATCGCGCAGTTGGTGGATTGGCCCCGAAAAGCCTCGGCCTGACATGGTCTATGCCATGCAGCACGGTGTGGAGCACATCATGGAAAACATGCAGATGTTGAAACCCGGTGTCATGATACCGGAGTTATCCGCTGGCACGCATGTTCTGGACGCGCAGTTCCAAAAACTGAAATACGGCTGTCTGATGCATGGCGTAGGGTTGTGTGATGAGTGGCCATTGGTGGCCTATCCTGATCACGCGGTAGCAGGCGCCTACGATTATCCGCTGGAGCCGGGCATGACGCTCTGCGTTGAAGCCTTGATTTCCTCAGAGGGTGGGGATTTTTCGATAAAGCTCGAAGATCAGGTGCTCATCACAGATGACGGATTCGAGAATCTGACAACCTATCCCTTTGATCCTGCCTTGATGGGGGCTTGA
- a CDS encoding DUF3445 domain-containing protein: MTEILHDQMPKDMAQERALPGVQALMPDAWLKVDEAYGAQMAYRRELIAARRQDVFWQGPKAAEAAQETLGEVCRFLPSLGFELSGSNCRCPDGYSIDLTSDAPLAVLGQILQEDICILDKQDDAHVLVAAILCFPASWRLSEKAGRPLIAIHEPVEAYDDQMARRVQRLFDGVQAGRPLWRHNRLWYDDPDLFQPRSVVTPHLVAPGQAQARYQRAERQSIVRLPQTKAVVFSIHSYVVATSAQ; the protein is encoded by the coding sequence ATGACCGAGATTCTGCATGATCAGATGCCAAAGGATATGGCGCAAGAAAGGGCTTTGCCCGGTGTTCAGGCCTTGATGCCAGACGCATGGTTGAAGGTAGACGAGGCGTATGGTGCGCAGATGGCCTACCGGCGAGAATTGATCGCGGCGCGACGTCAGGATGTGTTCTGGCAGGGACCCAAGGCGGCGGAGGCCGCGCAAGAAACGCTTGGCGAAGTGTGCCGGTTTTTGCCGTCTCTCGGCTTTGAGCTGTCAGGGTCAAATTGCCGGTGCCCCGATGGGTATTCGATTGATCTAACGAGCGATGCACCATTGGCCGTGTTGGGGCAGATCTTGCAGGAAGACATCTGTATTCTGGACAAGCAAGACGATGCCCATGTGCTGGTCGCTGCGATTTTATGCTTCCCGGCGAGTTGGCGTTTGAGTGAAAAGGCGGGGCGACCCCTGATCGCGATTCATGAACCGGTTGAGGCTTACGATGACCAAATGGCGCGCCGGGTGCAGCGCCTTTTTGATGGGGTGCAGGCCGGGCGACCGCTCTGGCGGCACAACCGGCTTTGGTATGACGACCCGGACCTGTTCCAACCGCGCTCCGTCGTAACACCGCATCTCGTCGCGCCGGGGCAGGCGCAGGCACGGTATCAGCGCGCTGAACGCCAGAGCATTGTCAGGCTGCCGCAGACAAAAGCCGTGGTGTTTTCCATCCACAGCTATGTGGTCGCCACATCAGCTCAGTAG
- a CDS encoding alpha/beta fold hydrolase translates to MTLFFSRRTYNASSSKFTNNPAQLTRYVRITQGPDASGRWQGGIISQKDWLDQVDAEGDTDEVMIFVHGFNNDQFDVLSRFDKIQAGLRKNGYRGALIVYDWPSEGNVLAYDNDKRNAKATARFLVEDGIIPLVERKPNRKINLIGHSMGAYLTLRAISDFDDSATPGSGAWRLNEMMFVSGDADARWFGRGAWASLLLAHRSKRFTNYFSQLDETLNLPAILGNGLQKRVGRAGMPPVIHKNHVDVYSHEQYLQDVAPEDQTPTYSHQWWFDNDKFYKDVALTLAGQDAHDMPTRRRMNTTDLALLS, encoded by the coding sequence ATGACGCTGTTTTTCTCGCGCCGTACTTACAATGCCTCTTCATCAAAGTTTACCAATAACCCGGCTCAACTCACGCGGTATGTTCGGATCACCCAGGGTCCCGACGCGAGCGGCAGATGGCAAGGCGGGATCATCTCTCAAAAGGACTGGCTGGACCAAGTGGATGCAGAGGGTGACACCGATGAGGTGATGATTTTTGTGCATGGTTTTAACAACGACCAATTCGACGTGCTCAGCCGCTTTGACAAAATCCAGGCGGGCTTGCGAAAAAACGGCTATCGCGGCGCGCTCATCGTCTATGATTGGCCCAGCGAAGGGAACGTCCTTGCCTATGACAACGACAAGCGCAACGCCAAAGCAACCGCGCGCTTCCTTGTTGAGGATGGCATCATCCCTCTGGTAGAACGCAAACCCAACAGAAAGATCAACCTGATCGGGCATTCCATGGGGGCCTACCTGACCCTGCGCGCGATCTCGGATTTTGACGATTCCGCCACTCCCGGATCCGGCGCATGGCGGCTTAACGAGATGATGTTCGTCTCTGGGGATGCCGATGCGCGCTGGTTTGGCCGCGGTGCCTGGGCCTCGCTGCTTCTGGCGCATCGCAGCAAGAGATTTACAAATTATTTCAGCCAGTTGGATGAAACTCTTAACCTTCCGGCGATTCTTGGAAATGGTCTGCAGAAACGCGTTGGACGCGCTGGCATGCCGCCCGTGATCCATAAGAACCACGTCGACGTTTACAGCCATGAACAGTATCTTCAGGACGTCGCACCCGAAGATCAGACCCCGACTTACTCTCATCAATGGTGGTTTGATAACGACAAGTTCTACAAGGATGTTGCTTTGACGCTTGCCGGCCAGGACGCGCATGACATGCCTACTCGCAGACGGATGAACACAACCGATCTGGCCCTACTGAGCTGA
- the glnA gene encoding type I glutamate--ammonia ligase produces MSTELLKMIKDEDVEYVDIRFTDPRGKLQHVTVMSDQVDEDFLEEGFMFDGSSIEGWKSIEASDMKLMPDTDSAYIDPFYAEKTVCLHCSVVEPDTGEAYERDPRGTAQKAEEYLKSTGIGDVAYMGPEAEFFLFDNVRYSNTINKVSYEVDAVDASWNTDTEYEMGNMGHRPGVKGGYFPVNPIDESQDLRSEMLSTMKRLGMKVDKHHHEVASCQHELGLIFDSLTKQADELQKYKYVIHNVAHAYGKSATFMPKPIAGDNGTGMHVNMSIWKDGKPVFAGDKYADLSQEALYFIGGILKHAKTLNAFTNPGTNSYKRLIPGFEAPVLRAYSARNRSGCVRIPWTESPKAKRVEARFPDPSANPYLCFAALLMAGLDGITNKIDPGEAMDKNLYDLPAEELAGIPTVCGSLREAIESLSADQDFLLKGDVFTKDQIDGYIDLKMEEIEAYEHTPHPVEFAMYYSC; encoded by the coding sequence ATGAGCACTGAACTACTCAAGATGATCAAGGACGAGGACGTCGAATATGTCGACATCCGTTTCACAGACCCGCGCGGGAAACTGCAGCACGTCACGGTGATGTCCGATCAGGTAGACGAAGATTTTCTCGAAGAAGGGTTCATGTTTGATGGCTCCTCCATCGAGGGTTGGAAATCCATCGAAGCGTCGGACATGAAGCTGATGCCAGACACGGATAGTGCCTATATCGATCCCTTCTACGCTGAAAAAACCGTTTGCCTGCATTGCTCTGTTGTCGAGCCAGACACCGGCGAAGCTTACGAGCGCGACCCACGCGGTACGGCACAAAAAGCTGAAGAATACCTGAAATCCACAGGTATCGGTGATGTGGCCTATATGGGTCCAGAGGCGGAGTTTTTCCTCTTTGACAATGTGCGCTACTCCAACACCATCAACAAAGTGTCCTACGAAGTAGATGCGGTTGATGCGTCCTGGAACACAGACACCGAATACGAAATGGGCAACATGGGCCACCGTCCGGGTGTAAAGGGCGGCTATTTCCCGGTGAACCCGATCGATGAATCCCAAGACCTTCGGTCGGAAATGCTCTCGACCATGAAACGTCTGGGCATGAAAGTGGACAAGCACCACCACGAAGTTGCGTCCTGCCAGCACGAATTGGGTCTGATCTTTGATTCACTGACCAAACAGGCAGACGAGCTGCAGAAATACAAATATGTGATCCACAATGTCGCACATGCCTACGGCAAATCCGCCACCTTCATGCCGAAACCCATCGCGGGCGACAACGGCACGGGCATGCATGTGAACATGTCGATCTGGAAAGACGGCAAACCTGTCTTTGCAGGCGATAAATACGCGGATCTGTCACAGGAAGCGCTGTATTTCATCGGTGGTATTCTGAAGCACGCCAAAACGCTGAACGCTTTCACCAACCCCGGCACCAACAGCTACAAGCGTCTGATCCCGGGTTTTGAAGCGCCTGTTCTGCGGGCATATTCCGCGCGTAACCGTTCGGGTTGTGTCCGGATACCGTGGACAGAAAGCCCAAAAGCCAAGCGCGTAGAGGCTCGTTTCCCGGACCCATCCGCGAACCCCTATCTGTGTTTCGCCGCCCTGTTGATGGCGGGTCTTGACGGGATCACCAATAAGATCGATCCCGGCGAAGCGATGGATAAGAACCTCTATGACCTTCCCGCAGAAGAGCTGGCCGGCATCCCAACCGTTTGTGGTTCCTTGCGTGAAGCCATCGAATCGCTGTCAGCAGATCAAGACTTCCTGCTCAAGGGTGACGTGTTCACCAAAGATCAGATCGATGGGTATATCGATTTGAAAATGGAAGAAATTGAAGCATACGAGCATACACCTCACCCGGTTGAGTTCGCGATGTATTACAGCTGCTGA
- a CDS encoding P-II family nitrogen regulator, translating into MKKIEAVIKPFKLDEVKEALQEVGVQGLSVIEVKGFGRQKGHTELYRGAEYVVDFLPKVKIEIVLDDDLVDAAIEAIVNTAKTEKIGDGKIFVTPVEQSIRIRTGETGSDAL; encoded by the coding sequence ATGAAAAAAATCGAAGCGGTCATCAAACCGTTCAAACTCGATGAGGTCAAAGAGGCCTTGCAAGAGGTCGGCGTTCAGGGGCTTTCTGTCATCGAAGTCAAAGGGTTCGGTCGTCAAAAAGGCCATACAGAGCTTTATCGGGGCGCAGAGTACGTTGTGGATTTCCTGCCCAAAGTGAAAATCGAGATCGTTTTGGATGACGATCTTGTAGATGCTGCCATTGAGGCCATCGTAAATACCGCAAAGACCGAAAAAATTGGGGACGGCAAAATTTTTGTCACGCCGGTTGAGCAATCGATCCGCATCCGGACGGGCGAGACAGGGTCTGACGCGCTCTGA
- a CDS encoding NAD(P)H-hydrate dehydratase produces the protein MTELLTAEQMRGLEQAAITSGEVLGLDLMELAGQGVVEALDQHAPLQRDAPHRALILCGPGNNGGDGFVIARLLADRGWTVDVYLFGDPEKLPPDAQKNHNRFAKHHAVHPWSAQNCLTGAKPDVIIDAVFGIGLTRPLPAAVARVLTADMPEHWIGAGDVFRLAVDCPSGLNLDTGRFIGPTKTSATDDAALPHRKNASDLTVTFHTPKPGHYLGQGPELCGALHIVDIGLRGAGLECSLIGTLPDIERVRLTEPRYFGASGLSALKGKGWPGRVLPKACGGAHKYDFGHVIVFSGGVGRGGAGRLAARAALRVGAGLVTLVCPKAAVLENAMHLNAVMLRGLDDPERLHDVADDRVSGFCIGPGLGVGARTKALVAAVLKREKSPRRPVVVLDADALTSFAATPDALFAMLHERAILTPHEGEFARLFPDLAAALGDTRSKIDVVRLAAKRAGCVILLKGADTVIATPDGRACVHAAAYDRAVPWLATAGAGDVLAGLIAGLAASRLSGDLIVMAEVAVWLHAECARSFGPGLIAEDLAEELPKVLSSYAI, from the coding sequence GTGACTGAATTACTGACCGCTGAACAGATGCGTGGGCTCGAACAGGCCGCGATCACATCCGGCGAAGTTTTAGGGCTGGACCTGATGGAGCTTGCGGGGCAGGGCGTGGTGGAGGCGCTGGATCAACATGCACCTTTGCAGCGCGATGCGCCCCATCGCGCCTTGATCCTTTGCGGGCCGGGGAACAATGGTGGCGATGGGTTTGTGATCGCGCGGCTATTGGCGGATCGCGGATGGACGGTTGATGTCTACCTGTTTGGGGATCCCGAGAAACTGCCGCCTGACGCGCAGAAAAACCATAACCGCTTTGCCAAACATCACGCGGTGCACCCCTGGTCGGCGCAAAACTGTCTTACGGGGGCAAAACCAGACGTGATCATCGACGCGGTTTTTGGCATTGGATTGACCCGTCCGCTGCCTGCCGCTGTGGCTCGGGTGCTGACGGCTGACATGCCGGAACACTGGATCGGCGCGGGTGATGTTTTCCGACTTGCCGTTGACTGCCCTTCCGGGCTGAACCTTGACACCGGACGCTTCATTGGCCCGACCAAGACAAGCGCGACAGATGATGCTGCTTTACCACACCGTAAAAACGCGTCGGATCTTACGGTGACGTTTCATACCCCCAAGCCGGGCCATTACCTTGGGCAGGGGCCGGAATTATGCGGTGCCTTACATATCGTTGACATCGGATTGCGTGGTGCCGGGCTAGAATGCAGCTTGATCGGAACTCTGCCAGATATTGAAAGAGTTCGACTGACCGAGCCAAGATACTTTGGCGCCAGCGGTCTGAGCGCTCTCAAAGGAAAGGGCTGGCCGGGACGTGTGCTGCCTAAAGCCTGCGGCGGCGCGCACAAGTATGACTTTGGTCATGTGATCGTTTTTTCTGGGGGCGTCGGGCGCGGTGGGGCAGGGCGCTTGGCCGCGCGCGCCGCTCTGCGCGTCGGTGCAGGTTTGGTAACGCTTGTTTGTCCCAAAGCGGCTGTTTTGGAGAATGCGATGCATTTGAATGCGGTGATGCTGCGCGGCCTTGATGATCCAGAACGCCTCCACGATGTGGCAGATGACCGGGTGTCCGGTTTTTGCATTGGTCCCGGACTGGGGGTTGGTGCGCGGACCAAAGCACTGGTCGCAGCGGTTCTGAAACGGGAAAAAAGTCCGCGCCGCCCGGTCGTGGTGCTGGATGCCGATGCGCTGACCAGTTTTGCCGCTACGCCAGACGCGCTGTTTGCGATGCTGCATGAACGGGCGATTCTGACCCCGCATGAGGGCGAATTTGCCCGGTTGTTTCCAGATCTGGCTGCGGCCTTGGGTGACACGCGCTCCAAGATTGATGTGGTGCGCCTTGCGGCAAAACGTGCTGGTTGCGTGATCCTGTTGAAAGGTGCGGATACGGTGATCGCGACACCAGACGGCAGAGCCTGTGTGCACGCGGCCGCCTATGACCGAGCGGTTCCCTGGTTGGCGACCGCCGGCGCGGGTGATGTTCTTGCCGGGTTGATTGCCGGCCTGGCCGCGTCGCGTTTGTCAGGTGATCTGATCGTGATGGCGGAAGTAGCAGTATGGCTACACGCTGAATGCGCGCGCTCCTTTGGCCCCGGGCTGATTGCCGAAGATCTGGCGGAAGAGCTTCCCAAAGTTCTGAGTTCGTACGCCATCTAA
- a CDS encoding Hint domain-containing protein: protein MEPKAVQRVGGTFRQTDQILKSDTSGAGLVSGTRIPTLDRDVPVEQLCVGSHVLTRDFGPVRVIDIETISLITPVVYIIAGSIGHTRQDRDVMLTGDQTIMVRDWRAQALFGQANALTHASALIDGEFVRDLGQQAVTVYRIHCTSPQLIFADGLELGTANNQFTEVCQRAA, encoded by the coding sequence ATGGAACCCAAGGCGGTCCAGCGCGTCGGTGGAACTTTCCGCCAGACAGACCAGATTTTGAAGAGTGACACTTCCGGTGCGGGGTTGGTGTCCGGAACACGCATTCCTACTTTGGACAGGGATGTACCGGTCGAGCAACTGTGCGTCGGATCGCACGTGCTCACGCGCGATTTCGGACCGGTGCGTGTCATCGACATCGAAACGATCAGCTTGATCACCCCGGTCGTCTATATCATCGCCGGATCTATCGGACACACGCGGCAGGACCGTGATGTGATGCTTACTGGCGATCAGACGATCATGGTACGGGACTGGCGTGCACAGGCCCTCTTTGGGCAAGCCAACGCCCTGACACATGCGAGCGCTTTGATTGACGGCGAATTTGTCCGGGACCTTGGGCAGCAGGCGGTCACGGTGTACCGCATTCATTGCACGTCGCCGCAACTGATTTTTGCGGATGGGTTGGAACTGGGCACGGCGAACAACCAGTTTACCGAAGTTTGCCAGCGCGCCGCTTAG
- a CDS encoding recombinase family protein: MNPEKPKLLIYCRVSSEGQEADGHGLESQETRCRQYAHSKGYDVVAAFPDTMTGGGDFVKRHGMVALLSFLDAQPDEEFIVIFDALKRFARDRDFHFRLRQAFRDRNDRLECLNFTFDETPEDEFVETIFAAQGQLERKQNARQVGQKMTARMESGYWIHNPPVGYVYKKVSGRGRMLFQNPPFDDIVKQAFEGYASGRFETQAGVKRFF, encoded by the coding sequence ATGAACCCGGAAAAACCCAAATTGCTGATATATTGCCGTGTGTCTTCCGAGGGACAGGAGGCGGACGGGCACGGTCTTGAATCCCAGGAAACCCGCTGTCGCCAATACGCGCACAGCAAAGGGTACGACGTTGTCGCGGCCTTCCCCGACACGATGACGGGCGGCGGAGACTTCGTGAAACGGCACGGCATGGTCGCGCTCTTGTCGTTTCTGGATGCGCAACCGGATGAAGAGTTCATCGTCATCTTTGACGCCCTGAAACGATTTGCGCGTGACCGCGACTTTCATTTCCGCCTGCGCCAGGCCTTTCGCGACCGCAACGACAGGCTCGAATGTCTGAACTTTACCTTTGATGAAACGCCGGAGGACGAATTCGTGGAAACGATCTTCGCCGCGCAAGGACAGCTTGAGCGCAAGCAAAACGCCCGTCAGGTCGGGCAGAAAATGACAGCGCGCATGGAATCTGGATATTGGATCCACAATCCGCCTGTCGGGTATGTTTATAAGAAAGTTTCTGGGCGCGGTAGGATGCTGTTCCAGAACCCGCCCTTCGACGACATCGTCAAACAGGCTTTCGAAGGCTATGCCTCAGGACGTTTTGAAACGCAGGCAGGGGTTAAGCGCTTTTTTTGA
- a CDS encoding alpha-hydroxy acid oxidase has product MGLERAASIDDLRLRSKARIPRFAFDLVDGGAENERNMRRNSEAFEEVELTPRYMVDVSQIDTRTTVFGQTFDAPFGMAPIGMLNAFWPGADRTLARLCKVQNIPYVASSAASTSLEMLADAADGNGWFQLYVSSDADVTEGLISRAEAAGYTTLMVTADVPAAGKRDRDIRNQLAVPFRFTPDVMLQCAANPRWALTSLKHGTPNVANYADLLQSATSYADVQKTLITPGFTWEDLKRLRARWKGRLLVKGILHAKDAETCAKLGCDGIIVSNHGGRQVAFGPATIDALPAIANAVAGDMTIILDSGIRRGADMLRAKALGADFAFAGRAFAYGVGAGGKAGAQRAFDILHLELVRALGQLGVPSFNEVGPINLSQSKKT; this is encoded by the coding sequence ATGGGGCTGGAACGCGCGGCCTCTATTGACGATCTGCGGCTGCGCTCCAAAGCCCGGATTCCGCGTTTTGCCTTCGACCTGGTTGATGGAGGTGCGGAAAATGAACGCAATATGCGCCGAAACTCTGAGGCGTTCGAAGAAGTCGAGCTAACGCCACGCTACATGGTGGATGTGTCCCAAATCGACACCCGTACCACCGTTTTCGGGCAAACCTTCGACGCCCCTTTTGGCATGGCACCCATCGGCATGCTTAACGCTTTTTGGCCGGGTGCCGACCGGACGCTGGCGCGGCTTTGCAAGGTTCAGAATATACCCTATGTGGCCAGTTCTGCTGCCTCTACCAGCCTTGAAATGCTGGCTGATGCCGCAGACGGAAACGGTTGGTTTCAGCTTTATGTCTCAAGCGACGCAGATGTCACCGAAGGCCTAATCTCGCGGGCCGAGGCGGCTGGTTACACCACCTTGATGGTCACAGCCGATGTCCCCGCTGCGGGCAAGCGCGACCGTGATATTCGCAACCAGCTTGCAGTGCCGTTTCGGTTTACACCAGATGTGATGTTACAATGCGCGGCGAACCCACGATGGGCCCTCACAAGCCTGAAACACGGCACGCCCAATGTGGCCAACTATGCCGATCTTTTGCAAAGCGCGACGTCCTATGCCGACGTCCAAAAAACCCTGATCACGCCGGGCTTCACATGGGAGGACCTCAAACGCCTGCGCGCACGCTGGAAAGGCCGCTTGCTCGTCAAGGGCATCTTGCACGCAAAAGACGCGGAAACCTGCGCCAAACTGGGCTGCGACGGTATTATCGTGTCTAACCATGGCGGCCGTCAGGTGGCCTTTGGCCCGGCCACAATCGATGCACTGCCCGCTATCGCAAACGCCGTCGCGGGCGACATGACGATCATCCTGGACAGTGGCATACGCCGCGGCGCTGATATGTTGCGGGCGAAGGCGCTTGGAGCTGATTTTGCTTTCGCAGGACGGGCCTTTGCCTATGGCGTCGGTGCTGGTGGTAAGGCTGGTGCGCAAAGAGCATTCGACATCTTGCACCTCGAGTTGGTCCGGGCCTTGGGGCAACTGGGCGTGCCATCTTTTAACGAAGTAGGTCCAATAAATCTCAGCCAATCCAAAAAGACTTAG
- a CDS encoding SDR family oxidoreductase, whose protein sequence is MANLFDLAGRRALVTGGATGIGEGIALGLAAAGADVALTYRSHQPDEVLTKIEASGVKGAAVQADFFNMDQTGAEAVVSFASDTLGGLDILVNNAGIIHREDSTDMPLEDWRRVLSVNLDSVWLLSQAAGKRMVAQVAGKIIIVSSVLASQGGLRVPAYASSKHAVVGLTKALCNEWAPHGVNVNSIAPGYTATDNTQALRDDPDRSKALLERIPAGRFADPSEIAGAAVFLASDAASYCHGSVITVDGGWLAR, encoded by the coding sequence ATGGCTAACCTGTTTGATCTGGCCGGACGCCGCGCATTGGTCACCGGCGGAGCAACCGGCATCGGCGAGGGCATTGCCCTCGGCCTTGCCGCTGCCGGAGCTGATGTGGCGCTGACCTATCGCAGCCATCAACCCGACGAGGTCCTGACGAAGATCGAGGCGTCGGGTGTGAAAGGTGCGGCCGTGCAAGCCGACTTTTTCAACATGGATCAAACCGGTGCCGAGGCCGTAGTAAGCTTTGCCAGCGACACCTTGGGCGGGCTGGACATTCTCGTCAACAACGCCGGGATCATCCACCGCGAAGACAGCACGGACATGCCGCTGGAGGATTGGCGACGCGTACTGTCCGTCAACCTCGACTCCGTATGGCTGCTAAGCCAAGCGGCGGGCAAACGCATGGTGGCGCAGGTCGCGGGCAAGATCATCATCGTATCGTCCGTTCTGGCATCGCAAGGGGGCCTGCGGGTGCCGGCCTATGCGTCCAGCAAACATGCCGTTGTCGGTCTGACCAAGGCGCTGTGCAATGAATGGGCGCCCCATGGGGTGAACGTGAACTCGATCGCTCCCGGCTACACTGCCACAGACAACACGCAGGCCCTGCGTGACGATCCGGACCGATCTAAAGCTCTGCTGGAGCGAATTCCCGCGGGCCGCTTTGCCGATCCATCCGAAATCGCAGGTGCTGCGGTTTTTCTGGCGTCTGACGCCGCAAGTTATTGCCATGGCAGCGTGATAACCGTCGATGGCGGTTGGCTCGCCCGCTAG